In the Gossypium raimondii isolate GPD5lz chromosome 9, ASM2569854v1, whole genome shotgun sequence genome, one interval contains:
- the LOC105800570 gene encoding CBL-interacting serine/threonine-protein kinase 7, which produces MPSGAPPPLPPPPYTPSRQPPPPVLSPPPIRITRTKTPTGGILLGKYQLGRMLGQGSFAKVHEATSIDDGNTVVAIKVIDKTKTVDAAMEPRIISEVSAMRRLQHHPNILKIHEVMATKTKIYLVMELATGGELFDKLLSRGRLSEGTARRYFTQLVSALHFCHQNGVAHRDLKPQNVLFDQYGNVKVSDFGLSALPEQLHDGLLHTACGTPAYTAPEVARSRPYEGSKADAWSCGVILFVLLAGYLPFDDHNLIGMYKKIARREYKFPKWISKQSRGIIWQLLDPNPDTRMTLEKVMETSWIKKALATYRSSHKENESLLHGRKLKHEMICNGVNAFDIISLSSGLDLSGLFEGGNDGIRKEKRYTTSMEVDGVMERVMEAGEKMGYRVEKGKRGVLGLGKGKVVLTVEVVEIAELFVLVEVKVVEGTVEFDEGQWLNLETGLGDLFVSWDDHIVGD; this is translated from the coding sequence ATGCCATCAGGGGCTCCGCCGCCCCTACCACCGCCACCATATACGCCTTCACGACAGCCTCCACCACCAGTACTATCGCCACCACCGATAAGAATCACCCGAACCAAAACACCCACCGGCGGCATACTTTTAGGCAAGTATCAATTGGGTCGTATGTTGGGACAAGGAAGCTTCGCCAAAGTTCACGAAGCGACTTCAATCGACGACGGTAACACCGTCGTCGCGATCAAGGTTATAGACAAGACCAAAACCGTGGATGCCGCCATGGAACCGAGGATAATCAGTGAAGTTTCCGCCATGCGCCGGCTACAACATCACCCAAACATTCTTAAAATCCACGAAGTTATGGCTACAAAAACGAAGATCTACCTCGTCATGGAACTGGCTACCGGCGGTGAACTTTTCGATAAATTGTTAAGCCGTGGCCGGTTAAGCGAAGGAACTGCGCGTAGGTACTTTACCCAACTCGTCTCCGCCCTTCATTTCTGCCACCAAAACGGCGTCGCCCACCGTGATTTGAAGCCACAAAATGTTTTGTTTGACCAATATGGGAACGTCAAAGTTTCCGACTTTGGTCTCTCGGCTCTACCGGAGCAACTACACGACGGGCTTTTACATACGGCTTGTGGTACACCGGCTTATACGGCTCCTGAGGTTGCTCGGAGTAGACCGTACGAGGGTTCTAAAGCCGATGCTTGGTCTTGTGGggttatattatttgttttgttggCCGGTTATTTACCCTTTGATGATCATAATTTGATAGGTATGTATAAAAAGATTGCTCGTAGGGAATACAAGTTTCCAAAATGGATATCAAAGCAATCAAGAGGTATAATATGGCAGCTTTTGGATCCAAACCCAGATACTAGAATGACCTTGGAGAAGGTAATGGAAACTTCATGGATTAAGAAAGCATTAGCCACGTATCGATCATCACACAAGGAAAACGAGAGTTTATTACATGGGAGGAAATTAAAACATGAGATGATTTGTAATGGAGTTAATGCTTTTGATATAATATCTTTGTCTTCAGGGTTGGATTTGTCTGGTCTTTTTGAAGGAGGTAATGATGGCATTAGAAAGGAGAAGAGGTATACTACTTCAATGGAGGTTGATGGGGTTATGGAGAGGGTTATGGAGGCTGGGGAGAAAATGGGCTATAGGGTGGAGAAAGGGAAAAGAGGGGTTTTGGGATTGGGGAAAGGGAAGGTGGTGTTGACGGTGGAGGTGGTCGAGATTGCTGAATTGTTTGTTTTGGTGGAGGTTAAGGTGGTGGAAGGTACGGTGGAGTTTGATGAAGGGCAATGGTTGAATTTAGAAACTGGCCTTGGAGACCTATTTGTTTCTTGGGATGATCATATCGTGGgtgattga